Proteins from a genomic interval of Colletotrichum higginsianum IMI 349063 chromosome 6, whole genome shotgun sequence:
- a CDS encoding RNA recognition domain-containing protein: protein MATLPVGEDKWLDYVTENSRHANDLEKRVHVIELFKLAVEAEPNSVRVWRAYCDYFWSLYIASQSYESGWSDEERHMGCELFSLNAALSLWQQAYEAIQYRISDSHELWDQWISLESGLLARSRTAEGIRRITYLYTDRLQVPHVTRDNTAQAFSEFLSTYNKAAWEETMQSITANPKSQEAKKLTEDRDMFELKLKEASREGKDEVYRNLLKEYLEWECAQSKRSNKQAEATGDLCRGLYARALTGVFAFDDTIWNEYVRFLSTSGTYAQSPQGMVDVLRRAVDHCPWSGAIWSRYILTAEDAKLPFNEIEQIKHKATSNPELYKNGMAALLDMYAGWCGFLKRKAMDLNATDEDVDIADMGLRAALEFVDQAKHRYGDSYRGDPNFRLERIYIQYLTEKKRNVDEARSEWHKLAEKQLYADSYDFWLNYYLWEMMIFASNGKDRSPTPSTAAIGLRVPSVATAVLGRAIKRKSLDWPERVIDVYVQHCNDYELPSTVRIAIDTVYETRKEVTKRREREAAQAAEYYAAQAQEQQAAHAAQTVDADSTSSSKRKREEEADAADVTSSKRPKSEVAEADTALKQQSLKRDRENTSVLVSNIPAETTKTKIRQYFKEYGHIVDVTDPAIDPQDNTQTVMVEFRTPEEAQSALLRDGKYFGTAQISVQPGTDLTVYVTNYPPTADKAYIGNLFKDCGEILGIRMPSLKGNVRRRFSYVTFRDRSASSKATQKHGTVLEGKFKLMAMYSDPTRAKKREGAIEEGRELHITNLDPSAVEDDVQKAFSKYGTVKRISIPRNKAGKGHGAAYVEMETREQARTAASELDKAKLRSSIMTVQISTPSNFKRTAAVSKEGASPAPSRDEEGDEMMADSNGDGVARQAGPSRAEIASRTIALLGIPDTVNDARVKEIVDKVGGFKSLILQPSHGGAKIEFEDEPSAGRAMLQLDGYILDGRKLRTGSVEKLKHSKGEIRTEKIVYGVGGKKQADKRAASKNTDSGAPFVPPSTTIKRPVLGNKGGAKRGLGFMTKAVSAGGSRQGEAAASQPEAKVNGATGGGETEAMKPMKSNADFKALLLGGTITAAAAAGAATPAAATTTTTNTSKEEGVGRNGNGQAGQGHN from the coding sequence ATGGCGACCCTGCCGGTAGGGGAGGACAAATGGCTCGACTACGTCACTGAGAATAGCCGACACGCCAACGATTTGGAGAAGCGCGTTCACGTCATCGAGCTCTTCAAGCTTGCTGTCGAGGCCGAACCGAACAGTGTTCGCGTCTGGCGCGCATACTGCGACTACTTCTGGTCCCTCTACATCGCTAGCCAGTCCTACGAGTCGGGATGGTCAGACGAGGAACGCCACATGGGCTGCGAGCTCTTCTCTCTCAACGCTGCCCTCAGCCTCTGGCAGCAGGCCTACGAAGCCATCCAGTACCGTATCAGCGACAGCCACGAGCTGTGGGATCAGTGGATCTCTCTGGAGAGCGGTCTTCTCGCCCGCTCGCGCACCGCCGAGGGCATCCGACGCATCACCTACCTGTACACCGATCGCCTGCAGGTTCCACATGTTACCCGCGACAACACCGCGCAAGCCTTCTCCGAGTTTCTGTCGACTTACAACAAGGCTGCCTGGGAGGAGACGATGCAGAGCATAACCGCCAACCCTAAGTCACAAGAGGCCAAAAAGCTTACCGAAGATCGCGACATGTTCGAATTGAAACTGAAGGAGGCCTCCCGCGAAGGGAAAGACGAGGTTTACCGCAACCTGCTCAAGGAATATCTCGAATGGGAATGTGCCCAAAGCAAGCGGAGCAACAAGCAGGCTGAGGCTACTGGCGATCTCTGCCGGGGTCTCTATGCCAGGGCCTTGACCGGCGTCTTTGCCTTCGACGACACCATATGGAACGAATACGTCCGCTTCTTGTCTACATCTGGCACTTATGCCCAGTCACCGCAAGGAATGGTGGATGTGTTACGGCGGGCCGTTGATCACTGCCCTTGGTCGGGCGCAATCTGGTCGCGCTATATTCTGACGGCCGAAGACGCCAAGCTTCCCTTCAATGAAATTGAACAAATAAAGCACAAGGCCACCAGCAACCCCGAGCTTTATAAGAACGGCATGGCCGCACTTCTCGACATGTACGCGGGCTGGTGCGGGTTCCTCAAGCGCAAGGCCATGGATCTTAACGCCACCGATGAGGATGTTGACATTGCCGACATGGGACTGCGCGCCGCCCTTGAGTTTgtcgaccaggccaagcACCGCTACGGTGACAGCTACAGGGGGGACCCCAACTTCCGCCTGGAGCGCATCTATATTCAGTACCTGACGGAGAAGAAACgcaacgtcgacgaggcgaggAGCGAGTGGCACAAATTGGCAGAGAAGCAGCTGTATGCCGACAGCTATGACTTCTGGCTCAACTACTACTTGTGGGAAATGATGATCTTCGCATCCAACGGCAAGGACCGTAGCCCTACGCCGTCCACTGCCGCGATCGGCTTGAGGGTGCCGTCGGTGGCTACGGCTGTGCTTGGACGAGCAATCAAGAGAAAGTCACTGGACTGGCCCGAAAGAGTCATTGACGTCTACGTTCAGCACTGCAATGACTATGAGCTCCCGAGCACGGTCcgcatcgccatcgacacAGTCTACGAAACCCGCAAAGAAGTGACAAAGCggcgagagagggaggcaGCACAGGCCGCAGAATACTATGCAGCCCAGgcccaagaacaacaagCAGCCCACGCAGCCCAAACGGTAGATGCCGACTCGACTTCCAGCTCCAAACGAAAgcgggaagaggaagccgATGCGGCCGATGTGACGTCCAGTAAGAGACCAAAAAGCGAAGTCGCGGAGGCGGACACGGCACTCAAGCAGCAGAGTCTGAAAAGAGACCGAGAAAATACTTCGGTGCTCGTCAGCAACATCCCTGCTGAGACCACCAAAACCAAGATCCGGCAGTATTTCAAGGAGTACGGCCACATTGTCGACGTTACAGACCCAGCCATTGACCCTCAAGACAACACCCAGACAGTCATGGTAGAATTCAGAACTCCAGAGGAAGCGCAGTCAGCACTGCTCAGAGACGGGAAGTACTTTGGGACGGCCCAGATTAGCGTGCAGCCCGGCACTGATTTAACCGTCTATGTCACCAACTACCCACCGACTGCGGACAAGGCATACATCGGCAACCTCTTCAAGGACTGCGGCGAGATTCTAGGCATCAGAATGCCTAGCCTGAAGGGGAACGTTCGGCGGAGATTTAGCTACGTCACGTTCCGTGACCGTTCTGCTTCGTCCAAAGCCACACAGAAACACGGTACTGTTCTAGAAGGAAAGTTCAAGCTGATGGCCATGTACTCCGACCCGACCCGTGCGAAAAAGCGCGAAGGAGCGATCGAGGAAGGTCGCGAGCTGCACATTACCAACCTGGACCCTTCGGccgtcgaagacgacgtccaAAAGGCCTTCTCGAAATACGGTACCGTGAAGCGCATCAGCATCCCGCGGAATAAGGCCGGCAAAGGCCATGGCGCGGCATACGTTGAGATGGAAACCAGGGAGCAGGCCAGGACTGCTGCTTCCGAGCTCGACAAGGCTAAGCTGCGCAGCAGCATCATGACCGTACAGATCTCCACGCCCAGCAACTTCAAGAGGacggcggccgtctcgaaAGAGGGCGCCTCCCCTGCCCCAAGtcgcgacgaggagggcgatgAAATGATGGCAGACAGCaatggcgacggcgtcgcccgtCAGGCTGGACCCAGCCGGGCTGAGATTGCCTCGCGGACCATCGCCCTCCTGGGCATCCCCGACACGGTCAACGATGCACGAGTGAAGGAAATTGTGGACAAAGTTGGCGGCTTCAAGAGCCTCATTCTGCAACCCAGTCATGGCGGCGCCAAAATCGAGTTTGAAGATGAACCCAGTGCTGGCCGCGCAATGCTCCAGCTTGATGGTTACATCTTGGACGGCCGCAAACTACGCACTGGGtccgtcgagaagctcaagcaTTCCAAGGGGGAGATTCGCACAGAAAAGATCGTCTACGGTGTCGGTGGGAAGAAGCAGGCCGACAAACGTGCAGCATCCAAGAACACCGACAGTGGTGCTCCCTTCGTTCCGCCATCCACCACCATCAAGCGGCCAGTGTTGGGCAACAAGGGCGGTGCTAAACGAGGACTGGGCTTCATGACCAAGGCCGTGAGCGCGGGAGGGAGCAGGCAGGGAGAGGCAGCAGCCTCACAACCGGAAGCCAAGGTTAACGGTGCTACCGGTGGCGGGGAGACTGAGGCTATGAAACCAATGAAGAGCAACGCCGACTTCAAGGCGCTCCTCCTGGGTGGTACCAttactgctgctgctgctgctggtgctgctaCTCCAGCGGCTGCTACAACAACTACAACTAATACGTCCAAAGAAGAGGGCGTGGGAAGGAATGGCAACGGCCAGGCTGGGCAAGGCCATAATTAA
- a CDS encoding Helicase associated domain-containing protein: MAGAKKKKKPAANPARGFATTSVASSKPRTEPAEGSETVTTAALNAAVNQDAGPPSDPQSTSAGAGDKATKTELSPEEFEMQLDESELQLLVEKYAQKTKRDAQRQRTRLETDRRLLRGQADTVNSRKWLPQELMDQVLDLIQAESRFASSSVSTETVASGKLLPEEDMTIKLWTLQQTLTSVGFPEERVQAVMRHILDIAPNIPSIAKDSLWGLEEALDWMARECPSDELPDYEGRGKQGTRQLDTPAESPLPSGATTPRASEPSGRQTGGQRSKKKAVVTCDSDIEPDDLVPVFLETKAKLFVLQTNQQGKKKQRNGDPAAEEEAGRLAKLHAKIDRIEKDVLFDKFAAEQQWKTQKMALEKEAAVARKQRLQEEAEKESENKTEEAAASSDGDINDEAERIAAEIIAQGEDDEDGGLSDLFANLPVTEVDAAGNSTTVLNGADGVKIAIRDFGKWTGVSPMRALEEACRARDAAAKTTYRLISEVPFANRHAVSISWSKSQEIPPPSQDDSVEVTAYPSGFTFNMKSVATPDKKQSEAYVATWALFHIFGTSSKEEKVGMRLPVVWRELWDELAEARKSRLDAKDREAIRELRALVRQRQDQELEDGVILQSAFKGRGTARNQIDKGDETAQEAAKRLSGGPEYYQNIWALKTNTPRYQAMLQSRMQLPMWNFKQQVTDAVDREQVVIICGETGCGKSTQVPAFLLEHQLAQGKACKIYCTEPRRISAISLARRVSEELGEGRNDLGTSRSLVGYSIRLEANTSRETRLVFATTGIVMRMLEGSNDLREVTHLVLDEVHERSIDSDFLLIILKKLLLRRQDLKVVLMSATVDAERFSNYLGGAPVLTVPGRTFPVQVRYLEDAIEATGYTVGQTPQEKMVDLDDDVVETTEVEGPKSIAGADLSAYSAKTRNALAQMDEYRIDFDLIVQLIGKVASDSEYVAYSKAILVFLPGIAEIRTLNDLLSGDPSFARDWLIYPLHSTIATEDQEAAFLVPPPGMRKIVLATNIAETGITIPDVTCVIDTGKHREMRFDERRQLSRLIDTFISRANAKQRRGRAGRVQEGLCFHMFTKHRHDTIMSDQQTPEMLRLSLQDLAIRVKICKIGGIEETLSEALDPPSAKNIRRAVDALIDVRALTPAEDLTPLGNQLARLPLDVFLGKLILMGAIFKCLDMAITVAAILSSKSPFTAPFGQRAQADLVRKGFRRGDSDLLTVYNAYLAWKRVCQSTSASGGKDFQFCRKNFLSQQTLANIEDLKGQLLVSVADSGFLLLTDDERRALNRLRYGANSRGRRHQNFFDIPQRVSINSENDAITTAVVAWSFYPKLLVRDNPGSRGLRNVGNNQSITLHPSSVNKGHNELKWLSYYHIMQSKSVYHAHETTAADPFAIALLCGDVRADMFAGVLVLDGNRCRFAVPDWKTMLVIKVLRTRLRELLTRSFKQPGKLPTAQHERWLAIWQKIFSQETNKENGTTAVSKA; encoded by the exons ATGGCCggggccaagaagaagaagaagcccgccGCCAACCCGGCCAGAGGCTTCGCCACCACGTCCGTCGCATCGTCCAAGCCTCGGACCGAACCCGCCGAGGGCTCCGAGACCGTCACCACGGCCGctctcaacgccgccgtAAACCAGGATGCAGGCCCGCCCTCCGACCCTCAGTCTACGTCTGCTGGTGCCGGTGACAAGGCTACCAAGACCGAACTGAGCCCCGAGGAATTTGAAATGCAGCTGGACGAGTCCGAGCTGCAGCTTTTGGTAGAAAAGTACGCTCAAAAGACCAAACGGGATGCCCAACGCCAGCGGACGAGGCTAGAGACCGACCGCCGCCTTCTCAGGGGTCAAGCCGACACCGTCAACTCGAGGAAATGGCTGCCTCAAGAGTTGATGGATCAAGTACTTGATCTGATCCAAGCTGAGAGTCGGTTTGCATCCTCCAGCGTCTCTACCGAGACTGTTGCTAGTGGAAAGCTGTTGCCGGAGGAGGACATGACCATCAAGTTATGGACTCTGCAGCAAACGCTCACCAGCGTTGGCTTCCCCGAAGAGCGCGTGCAGGCCGTCATGCGTCACATCCTCGACATTGCTCCCAATATACCATCGATTGCCAAGGACAGTCTTTGGGGCCTTGAAGAAGCCCTCGACTGGATGGCCCGTGAATGCCCAAGCGACGAGCTGCCTGACTACGAAGGCAGGGGCAAACAGGGAACCAGGCAACTAG ACACCCCGGCTGAGAGTCCTCTGCCCTCAGGGGCAACCACCCCCAGGGCCTCTGAGCCCAGTGGTCGCCAAACGGGCGGACAAAggtccaagaagaaggccgtcgtgACTTGTGATAGTGATATTGAACCGGATGACCTGGTTCCAGTCTTCCTAGAAACGAAGGCCAAGTTGTTTGTACTCCAAACGAACCAGcagggcaagaagaagcaaaggAATGGAGACCCTGCAGCGGAAGAAGAGGCGGGAAGACTGGCAAAGCTCCATGCAAAAATTGACAGAATCGAGAAGGATGTTTTGTTCGACAAATTTGCTGCCGAGCAGCAGTGGAAAACTCAAAAGATGGcgttggagaaggaggctgcTGTTGCAAGGAAGCAAAGGTTGCAagaagaggccgagaaggagtcAGAAAACAAGACTGAAGAAGCAGCCGCATCCTCCGATGGGGACATCAACGATGAGGCCGAGCGTATTGCTGCCGAAATTATTGCGCagggcgaggatgacgaggatggcggccTCAGTGATCTTTTCGCCAATCTTCCTGTCACAGAGGTCGACGCTGCAGGCAACTCAACCACCGTTCTGAATGGCGCAGACGGCGTCAAGATAGCCATCCGAGATTTTGGGAAATGGACTGGCGTCAGCCCCATGCGAGCGTTGGAGGAAGCCTGCCGGGCAAG AGATGCTGCGGCCAAGACTACCTATCGCCTCATTTCCGAAGTACCGTTCGCTAATCGGCATGCTGTATCCATTTCATGGTCCAAGTCTCAGGAGataccgccgccgtctcAGGATGACAGTGTTGAAGTTACCGCCTACCCGTCCGGCTTCACCTTCAACATGAAGTCGGTTGCCACTCCCGACAAGAAACAGTCGGAAGCTTATGTTGCGACTTGGGCCTTGTTCCACATCTTTGGCACCTCGTCCAAGGAGGAAAAGGTCGGGATGAGGCTGCCCGTTGTCTGGCGTGAGCTGTGGGATGAGCTGGCAGAGGCTCGCAAAAGCCGACTGGATGCCAAGGACCGGGAAGCTATTAGAGAGCTGCGGGCTCTCGTACGCCAGAGACAGGACCAAGAGCTTGAAGACGGTGTCATCCTCCAAAGCGCTTTTAAGGGGAGGGGCACGGCCCGCAACCAGATCGACAAGGGAGACGAAACCGCTCAGGAGGCTGCTAAGCGGCTCTCTGGCGGACCCGAGTACTACCAAAATATTTGGGCCCTGAAGACCAATACTCCCAGATACCAGGCCATGCTCCAGTCTCGCATGCAACTTCCCATGTGGAACTTCAAGCAGCAGGTCACGGACGCTGTCGACAGAGAACAAGTGGTCATTATCTGCGGAGAGACAGGATGTGGGAAAAGCACCCAGGTGCCGGCCTTTCTACTCGAGCACCAACTGGCTCAAGGCAAGGCGTGCAAGATTTACTGCACCGAGCCGCGGCGAATTTCGGCCATTTCTTTGGCCCGCAGAGTTAGCGAGGAGCTTGGCGAGGGTCGTAACGACTTGGGGACTTCGAGGTCCCTGGTGGGATACTCGATTCGTCTCGAAGCCAACACCTCCCGAGAGACGCGGCTGGTTTTTGCTACCACCGGTATCGTTATGCGAATGCTGGAGGGCTCCAACGACCTACGAGAAGTCACACACTTGGTTCTCGACGAGGTTCACGAGAGATCCATCGACAGCGATTTTCTGCTCATCATCCTGAAGAAGCTTCTGCTGAGACGCCAGGACTTAAAGGTGGTGCTCATGTCAGCCACGGTTGATGCCGAGCGATTCTCCAATTACCTCGGCGGAGCACCAGTGTTGACAGTCCCTGGCCGGACGTTCCCTGTTCAAGTCCGCTACTTGGAGGATGCAATCGAAGCAACCGGCTACACCGTCGGCCAGACCCCCCAGGAGAAGATggtcgatctcgacgacgatgttgtCGAAACGACGGAAGTCGAAGGGCCCAAGTCCATCGCCGGGGCCGACCTTTCGGCCTATTCCGCCAAGACCAGAAACGCATTGGCTCAGATGGATGAGTACCGGATCGACTTTGACTTGATCGTTCAGCTGATTGGCAAAGTCGCTTCTGATTCCGAGTATGTAGCCTACAGCAAggccatcctcgtcttcctgccCGGTATCGCCGAGATTCGAACGCTCAACGACCTCCTTTCCGGAGACCCTTCTTTTGCCCGCGACTGGCTCATCTACCCGCTCCATTCGACCATTGCGACTGAGGATCAAGAAGCCGCTTTCCTTGTTCCACCTCCGGGCATGCGAAAGATCGTGTTGGCGACCAACATCGCGGAGACGGGCATTACCATCCCTGACGTGACATGTGTCATTGACACGGGCAAGCATCGCGAGATGAGGTTCGATGAGCGGAGACAGCTCTCCCGACTCATCGACACTTTCATATCCCGCGCAAACGCCAAGCAGCGACGCGGAAGAGCCGGTCGTGTTCAGGAGGGACTTTGCTTCCACATGTTCACGAAGCACAGGCACGACACGATTATGAGCGATCAGCAGACCCCGGAAATGCTGCGCCTTTCGCTCCAGGACCTGGCCATCCGAGTCAAGATTTGCAAGATTGGGGGTATCGAGGAGACACTCAGCGAGGCACTAGATCCCCCTTCGGCCAAGAACATCCGGCGCGCCGTGGATGCGCTTATTGACGTTCGTGCTCTGACTCCTGCCGAGGACCTGACCCCTCTCGGCAATCAGCTTGCTAGGCTGCCTTTGGATGTGTTCCTGGGCAAGCTGATCCTGATGGGCGCCATCTTCAAGTGTTTGGATATGGCTATTACCGTGGCCGCCATCCTCTCGTCCAAGTCGCCTTTCACAGCACCGTTTGGGCAGCGTGCACAAGCCGATCTCGTACGCAAGGGGTTCCGTCGGGGCGACTCGGATTTGTTGACAGTGTATAACGCGTATCTCGCGTGGAAACGGGTGTGCCAGTCTACCAGCGCTTCTGGCGGGAAGGACTTCCAATTTTGCCGGAAGAACTTTCTCAGCCAGCAGACACTGGCCAACATAGAAGACCTCAAGGGCCAGCTCCTGGTTTCGGTGGCGGACTCCGGGTTCCTCTTGCTGACTGACGACGAGAGACGAGCCCTCAATCGGTTGCGGTATGGCGCCAACTCGAGAGGGAGACGGCATCAGAACTTCTTCGACATCCCCCAACGCGTGAGCATCAACAGTGAGAACGACGCCATCACAACGGCAGTCGTCGCGTGGAGCTTCTACCCCAAGTTGCTGGTTCGTGACAACCCGGGAAGCCGGGGCTTGCGCAATGTCGGCAACAACCAGTCCATTACCCTGCATCCATCCTCCGTCAACAAGGGCCATAATGAGCTGAAATGGCTGTCCTACTATCACATCATGCAGTCCAAGAG TGTTTACCACGCACACGAGACTACGGCTGCCGATCCTTTTGCCATTGCTCTGCTGTGCGGCGACGTACGAGCTGAC ATGTTTGCTGGtgttctcgtcctcgatggcAACCGCTGCAGGTTTGCCGTACCCGACTGGAAGACAATGCTTGTCATCAAGGTCCTCCGCACCAGGCTCAGAGAGCTCCTCACTCGCTCCTTCAAGCAACCGGGCAAGTTGCCGACGGCACAGCATGAGCGGTGGTTGGCGATTTGGCAAAAGATTTTCTCGCAAGAAACGAATAAGGAAAACGGGACCACAGCCGTCAGCAAGGCATAG